The Bryobacteraceae bacterium genomic sequence GCTCGCCTTCGCCGGACTCGCCGCCGAACGGAAACCCGCGCCCCACTTCACCCCCAAAATCCGCAGCGTCATCTTCTGCTACATGTCCGGCGGCGTCTCACACCTCGATTCGTTCGACCCCAAGCCCCGCCTCGCTCGCGAAGCCGGCCAGCCCATGCCCGTTCCCGTAGACCGCACCATGTTCAACGACAACGGCAACATCATGCCGTCACCGTGGGAGTTCCGGAACTACGGCGCAAGCGGAATCCCGGTCAGCGATCTGTTCCCGCACATGGGCTCCATCGCCGACAAGATCTGCGTCATCCGCTCCATGACGGTGAAGTTCATGGAGCACGCACAGGCGAACTTCTACTTCCATTCCGGCCAGCCCTTCACCGGCTTCCCCACCATGGGCGCGTGGACCACCTACGGCCTCGGCTCGGAATCGCGCAACCTGCCCGGCTTCGTCGTGCTCGCCAGCGGCGAGATCCCCCTCGGCGGAATCAACGTCTACGGCAACGGATTCCTGCCCGCCATGCACCAGGGTGCGTTCGTTTACCCGGAACGCCCGGAGCCGCTCCAGGACATCACGCCCAAAGAGCCGGACACCGCGCAGCGCCGCCGCCTTGATTTCATCGCCTCCATGGACCGCGGATTCGCCGCTCGCGCCGCGCGCGATTCGCAGATCGAGGCCGCCATCCGCAACTACGAAATCGCCTACCGGATGCAGAGCGCGGTGCCGGAACTTTGCGACCTCTCCGGCGAGTCGCCGGCCACGAAGAAGCTCTATTGCCTCGATTCCGAAATCGCCGGCAAGGCTGCCTACGGACGGCAGTGTCTGCTGGCGCGGCGGCTGGTGGAGCGCGGCGTGCGCTTCGTCGAACTCACCATCGTGCCGCCCAAGGGCCTCGGCGGCGGCAACTCGTGGGATCAGCACTCAAAGCTCCGCGAGCACCACGCCGCCAACGCCATCCACGTCGACGAGCCCATCGCCGCGCTCGTCAAGGACCTCGAATCCCGCGGCCTGCTCGACGAAACGCTCGTGATCTGGTCCGGCGAATTCGGCCGCACGCCGTTCGTGCAAGGCAAGGACGGGCGCGACCACAACCCTTCCGGCTTCTCCCTGTGGCTCGCCGGCGGCGGCATCCGGCGCGGAATGATCTTCGGCGCAACCGACGAGTACGGCTATCGCGCAATCGAGAACATTCTCACCATCCACGATCTCCACGCCACCATCCTGCACCTGATGGGCATTGACCACGAACGGCTCACCTTCCGGTTCGGCGGCCGCGATTTCCGCCTCACCGACGTCCATGGGCAAGTCATCCGTCCGATACTGGGTTGAAGGTTTGATTCGGCGAGTCCCATTTCTGTTCGCGGCCATGCCGCTGTTCGCCGCTGGTCCGTGCACGGAAGGCGCGGAAGCACTCGGCCGTCGTGACCTTCCCGCCGCCGAACGCGCCCTGCGCACCTGCACAGCCCAACCCGGCGCGCCGCTGGACGCCTTCCTCATGCTCTGCGGCGTCTACCAGATGCAAGGCAACGCGGCCGGCCTCTACGAAGCGGCTGTCGCCGGCATCAAGCACTACCCGGCCGACAAGCGCTTTTATCTCACCGCCGGCGCACACGCCGGCCGCAGCCAGATGTTCGCCGACGCGGTGAACATCCTCGAACCCGCTGTGAGGCGCTGGCCCGAAGACGGGAAACTCGCGAGCCTCCTTGAAAGCGCCCA encodes the following:
- a CDS encoding DUF1501 domain-containing protein, translated to MSVSPALSRRQLLARASNGFGLLAFAGLAAERKPAPHFTPKIRSVIFCYMSGGVSHLDSFDPKPRLAREAGQPMPVPVDRTMFNDNGNIMPSPWEFRNYGASGIPVSDLFPHMGSIADKICVIRSMTVKFMEHAQANFYFHSGQPFTGFPTMGAWTTYGLGSESRNLPGFVVLASGEIPLGGINVYGNGFLPAMHQGAFVYPERPEPLQDITPKEPDTAQRRRLDFIASMDRGFAARAARDSQIEAAIRNYEIAYRMQSAVPELCDLSGESPATKKLYCLDSEIAGKAAYGRQCLLARRLVERGVRFVELTIVPPKGLGGGNSWDQHSKLREHHAANAIHVDEPIAALVKDLESRGLLDETLVIWSGEFGRTPFVQGKDGRDHNPSGFSLWLAGGGIRRGMIFGATDEYGYRAIENILTIHDLHATILHLMGIDHERLTFRFGGRDFRLTDVHGQVIRPILG